In Acinetobacter pittii, one genomic interval encodes:
- the nasT gene encoding ANTAR domain-containing response regulator, with product MPKLKIALIDDDHARADYIRKSLLENDFEVVACLTLDHLNIFRLEHLQADVILLDMDHPHRDIIESCVSSYDLPTVLFTKNSDKDTIKQAIDAGVTAYIVDGIDPSRLHTILEISIEQYKKHKKLEGDLKEAQTKLADRKDVEKAKVLLMQLHGLPEETAFQLLRKNAMSHRITIGEMARRLLDAQKLLGNQLKDE from the coding sequence ATGCCAAAACTCAAAATAGCCCTTATTGATGATGATCATGCGCGAGCCGACTATATAAGAAAAAGTTTGCTTGAAAATGATTTTGAAGTAGTCGCATGCCTTACTTTGGATCATTTGAATATCTTCCGCCTGGAGCATTTACAAGCTGATGTCATCTTGCTTGATATGGATCATCCCCATCGTGACATTATTGAAAGTTGTGTCAGTAGTTATGACCTGCCTACAGTTCTATTTACCAAAAATTCTGATAAAGACACCATTAAACAAGCCATCGATGCGGGAGTAACTGCATATATTGTGGATGGCATCGACCCTTCCCGCTTACATACCATTTTAGAAATCTCAATTGAGCAATATAAAAAGCACAAAAAACTCGAAGGTGATTTAAAAGAAGCTCAAACCAAACTTGCTGACCGCAAGGATGTCGAAAAAGCCAAAGTGCTACTGATGCAACTGCATGGCCTACCTGAAGAAACTGCATTTCAGCTTCTTAGAAAAAATGCGATGAGCCACCGCATTACAATTGGAGAAATGGCACGGCGTTTACTTGACGCTCAAAAATTACTTGGCAATCAACTAAAGGATGAATAA